The following coding sequences are from one Lycium ferocissimum isolate CSIRO_LF1 chromosome 3, AGI_CSIRO_Lferr_CH_V1, whole genome shotgun sequence window:
- the LOC132049822 gene encoding mannan endo-1,4-beta-mannosidase 6 isoform X2, with product MVNQEQNFSSKFLFVAASFLLLVLIKYANCAQFDEAENRLAYSSTEYGGEMEDGDWMMVQKRANQFVVNGQPFYVNGFNTYWLMVFAADQSTRGKVTEVFQQASAVGLSVCRTWAFNDGQWRALQKTPAVYDEDVFKALDFVVSEAKKFKIRLMLSLVNNWEAYGGKPQYVKWGKAAGLNLTSDDDFFSHPTLKSYYKAHVKTVLNRVNTFTNMTYKDDPTIFGWELMNEPRCESDPSGDKLQAWIQEMAVYVKSIDPKHLLQIGLEGFYGPSTPNRAQVNPNSYAQKVGTDFIRNHQVLGVDFASAHIYPDSWISQSISDAHIEFTKSWMQSHIDDAENYLNMPVVFSEFGVSAKDPGYNSTFRDKLIGTVYNTILNSTKRGGAGGGSLLWQVFPEGTDYMDDGYAIVLSKSLSTSNIVSLHSKRLNTFNSRCSWKCHWGCKKKHVLDDFQLHEEL from the exons ATGGTCAACCAGGAGCAGAATTTTAGCTCTAAGTTCCTTTTTGTGGCTGCTAGTTTTCTACTTTTAGTACTTATAAAGTATGCAAATTGTGCTCAGTTCGATGAAGCTGAGAATCGGTTAGCATATTCTAGTACAGAATATGg AGGAGAGATGGAAGATGGTGATTGGATGATGGTGCAGAAGAGAGCGAACCAATTTGTGGTGAATGGCCAGCCTTTCTATGTGAATGGATTCAACACTTACTGGTTGATGGTGTTTGCTGCTGATCAGTCTACTAGGGGAAAAGTTACTGAGGTGTTCCAGCAGGCATCTGCTGTCGGTCTATCAGTATGCCGGACGTGGGCCTTCAACGATGGCCAATGGCGTGCTCTTCAGAAAACTCCTGCTGTTTATGACGAAGATGTTTTCAAG GCTCTGGATTTTGTGGTGAGTGaagccaagaaattcaagattAGGCTGATGCTGTCACTAGTCAACAACTGGGAAGCATATGGTGGCAAACCCCAGTATGTAAAATGGGGTAAAGCTGCTGGGCTGAATTTGACTTCTGATGATGACTTCTTCTCTCATCCCACACTCAAAAGCTACTACAAGGCTCATGTAAAG ACTGTGCTGAATAGAGTTAATACCTTTACCAACATGACATACAAGGATGACCCTACTATTTTCGGTTGGGAACTGATGAATGAGCCGCGCTGTGAGTCAGATCCTTCTGGGGATAAACTGCAG GCTTGGATACAAGAAATGGCAGTTTATGTGAAGAGCATAGATCCGAAGCATTTGCTGCAGATCGGACTAGAAGGTTTCTATGGTCCCTCGACTCCTAATAGGGCTCAGGTCAACCCAAACTCCTATGCTCAAAAAGTTGGAACTGACTTCATTAGAAATCATCAGGTTCTTGGAGTTGATTTTGCTTCAGCTCACATATATCCAGACTCTTG GATTTCACAATCAATCTCTGATGCTCATATTGAATTCACCAAGTCATGGATGCAATCACACATTGATGACGCAGAGAACTATCTGAACATGCCAGTCGTATTTTCAGAGTTTGGTGTTTCTGCAAAAGACCCTGGGTACAATTCAACCTTCAGGGACAAACTAATTGGTACAGTTTACAACACAATCTTGAATTCTACTAAAAGGGGAGGAGCTGGAGGTGGAAGTCTTTTATGGCAAGTCTTTCCAGAAGGAACAGATTACATGGATGACGGATATGCAATAGTACTTTCCAAGTCGCTTTCAACCTCAAACATCGTATCTCTTCACTCTAAGAGGCTAAATACCTTCAATTCCCGCTGCTCATGGAAATGCCACTGGGGTTGCAAAAAGAAACATGTCCTAGATGACTTCCAACTTCATGAAGAGCTTTAA
- the LOC132049822 gene encoding mannan endo-1,4-beta-mannosidase 6 isoform X1: MLSLRRGLILFFHKVFYVIKTFEPNLKAIYHKLIFWFIPYDPGYLSDQFSPREKCISIIILIVLEKKGNMNILSLVAETRRDNESLLSRGEMEDGDWMMVQKRANQFVVNGQPFYVNGFNTYWLMVFAADQSTRGKVTEVFQQASAVGLSVCRTWAFNDGQWRALQKTPAVYDEDVFKALDFVVSEAKKFKIRLMLSLVNNWEAYGGKPQYVKWGKAAGLNLTSDDDFFSHPTLKSYYKAHVKTVLNRVNTFTNMTYKDDPTIFGWELMNEPRCESDPSGDKLQAWIQEMAVYVKSIDPKHLLQIGLEGFYGPSTPNRAQVNPNSYAQKVGTDFIRNHQVLGVDFASAHIYPDSWISQSISDAHIEFTKSWMQSHIDDAENYLNMPVVFSEFGVSAKDPGYNSTFRDKLIGTVYNTILNSTKRGGAGGGSLLWQVFPEGTDYMDDGYAIVLSKSLSTSNIVSLHSKRLNTFNSRCSWKCHWGCKKKHVLDDFQLHEEL, encoded by the exons ATGTTATCATTAAGGAGGGGtctgattttattttttcacaaaGTTTTCTATGTGATAAAGACATTTGAGCCAAATTTGAAAGCCATCTATCACAAgttaatattttggtttattccTTATGATCCAGGTTATTTATCTGATCAATTTTCTCCCAGGGAGAAATGCATAtccataattattttaattgttttagaaaagaaaggaaatatgaatatacTGTCACTAGTTGCAGAGACAAGAAGGGACAATGAATCTTTGCTTTCAAG AGGAGAGATGGAAGATGGTGATTGGATGATGGTGCAGAAGAGAGCGAACCAATTTGTGGTGAATGGCCAGCCTTTCTATGTGAATGGATTCAACACTTACTGGTTGATGGTGTTTGCTGCTGATCAGTCTACTAGGGGAAAAGTTACTGAGGTGTTCCAGCAGGCATCTGCTGTCGGTCTATCAGTATGCCGGACGTGGGCCTTCAACGATGGCCAATGGCGTGCTCTTCAGAAAACTCCTGCTGTTTATGACGAAGATGTTTTCAAG GCTCTGGATTTTGTGGTGAGTGaagccaagaaattcaagattAGGCTGATGCTGTCACTAGTCAACAACTGGGAAGCATATGGTGGCAAACCCCAGTATGTAAAATGGGGTAAAGCTGCTGGGCTGAATTTGACTTCTGATGATGACTTCTTCTCTCATCCCACACTCAAAAGCTACTACAAGGCTCATGTAAAG ACTGTGCTGAATAGAGTTAATACCTTTACCAACATGACATACAAGGATGACCCTACTATTTTCGGTTGGGAACTGATGAATGAGCCGCGCTGTGAGTCAGATCCTTCTGGGGATAAACTGCAG GCTTGGATACAAGAAATGGCAGTTTATGTGAAGAGCATAGATCCGAAGCATTTGCTGCAGATCGGACTAGAAGGTTTCTATGGTCCCTCGACTCCTAATAGGGCTCAGGTCAACCCAAACTCCTATGCTCAAAAAGTTGGAACTGACTTCATTAGAAATCATCAGGTTCTTGGAGTTGATTTTGCTTCAGCTCACATATATCCAGACTCTTG GATTTCACAATCAATCTCTGATGCTCATATTGAATTCACCAAGTCATGGATGCAATCACACATTGATGACGCAGAGAACTATCTGAACATGCCAGTCGTATTTTCAGAGTTTGGTGTTTCTGCAAAAGACCCTGGGTACAATTCAACCTTCAGGGACAAACTAATTGGTACAGTTTACAACACAATCTTGAATTCTACTAAAAGGGGAGGAGCTGGAGGTGGAAGTCTTTTATGGCAAGTCTTTCCAGAAGGAACAGATTACATGGATGACGGATATGCAATAGTACTTTCCAAGTCGCTTTCAACCTCAAACATCGTATCTCTTCACTCTAAGAGGCTAAATACCTTCAATTCCCGCTGCTCATGGAAATGCCACTGGGGTTGCAAAAAGAAACATGTCCTAGATGACTTCCAACTTCATGAAGAGCTTTAA
- the LOC132049823 gene encoding histone acetyltransferase TAP1 translates to MQMQTLHLVSTHWSTIVSLNCCCCQASNQLPFPKTKLGFVKVKRQPKASNLKAGFWESIRSGFVKNNTTQVIETPSSEEEEEEPLPEEFVLVEKAQPDGTVEQIIFSSGGDVDVYDLQALCDKVGWPRRPLSKLAAALKNSYIVATLHSRKFSSGEEGNGEKKLIGMARATSDHAFNATIWDVLVDPSYQGQGLGKVLIEKLIKTLLQRDIGNISLFADSKVVEFYRNLGFEPDPEGIKGMFWYPM, encoded by the exons ATGCAAATGCAAACTCTTCACTTAGTATCCACTCACTG GTCAACTATTGTTTCTCTTAATTGTTGCTGTTGTCAAGCTTCAAATCAGTTGCCATTTCCCAAGACTAAGTTGGGTTTTGTTAAAG TTAAGAGACAACCAAAGGCTTCTAATTTGAAGGCTGGCTTCTGGGAATCCATCAGATCCGG GTTTGTCAAGAATAACACAACACAGGTTATAGAAACACCATccagtgaagaagaagaagaagagcctTTGCCTGAGGAATTTGTTCTTGTTGAAAAGGCTCAACCTGATGGAACAGTTGAACAGATTATATTCTCTTCTGGCGGAGATGTTGATGTGTATGATCTCCAAGCTTTATGCGATAAG GTTGGTTGGCCTCGAAGGCCACTGTCTAAGCTAGCTGCAGCTCTGAAAAATAGCTATATAGTTGCAACTTTGCATTCCAGGAAATTCTCATCAGGAGAAG AGGGGAATGGAGAAAAGAAGCTGATAGGAATGGCTCGTGCAACATCAGATCATGCTTTCAATGCAACAATTTGGGATGTTCTTGTTGATCCTTCATATCAG GGACAAGGACTTGGAAAAGTTCTTATTGAGAAACTGATAAAGACCCTTCTCCAAAGGGACATTGGAAATATTTCACTGTTTGCAGATAGTAAAG TTGTGGAATTCTATAGGAATCTAGGTTTTGAACCTGATCCAGAGGGTATTAAGGGAATGTTTTGGTACCCTATGTAG
- the LOC132049822 gene encoding mannan endo-1,4-beta-mannosidase 6 isoform X5, with protein MEDGDWMMVQKRANQFVVNGQPFYVNGFNTYWLMVFAADQSTRGKVTEVFQQASAVGLSVCRTWAFNDGQWRALQKTPAVYDEDVFKALDFVVSEAKKFKIRLMLSLVNNWEAYGGKPQYVKWGKAAGLNLTSDDDFFSHPTLKSYYKAHVKTVLNRVNTFTNMTYKDDPTIFGWELMNEPRCESDPSGDKLQAWIQEMAVYVKSIDPKHLLQIGLEGFYGPSTPNRAQVNPNSYAQKVGTDFIRNHQVLGVDFASAHIYPDSWISQSISDAHIEFTKSWMQSHIDDAENYLNMPVVFSEFGVSAKDPGYNSTFRDKLIGTVYNTILNSTKRGGAGGGSLLWQVFPEGTDYMDDGYAIVLSKSLSTSNIVSLHSKRLNTFNSRCSWKCHWGCKKKHVLDDFQLHEEL; from the exons ATGGAAGATGGTGATTGGATGATGGTGCAGAAGAGAGCGAACCAATTTGTGGTGAATGGCCAGCCTTTCTATGTGAATGGATTCAACACTTACTGGTTGATGGTGTTTGCTGCTGATCAGTCTACTAGGGGAAAAGTTACTGAGGTGTTCCAGCAGGCATCTGCTGTCGGTCTATCAGTATGCCGGACGTGGGCCTTCAACGATGGCCAATGGCGTGCTCTTCAGAAAACTCCTGCTGTTTATGACGAAGATGTTTTCAAG GCTCTGGATTTTGTGGTGAGTGaagccaagaaattcaagattAGGCTGATGCTGTCACTAGTCAACAACTGGGAAGCATATGGTGGCAAACCCCAGTATGTAAAATGGGGTAAAGCTGCTGGGCTGAATTTGACTTCTGATGATGACTTCTTCTCTCATCCCACACTCAAAAGCTACTACAAGGCTCATGTAAAG ACTGTGCTGAATAGAGTTAATACCTTTACCAACATGACATACAAGGATGACCCTACTATTTTCGGTTGGGAACTGATGAATGAGCCGCGCTGTGAGTCAGATCCTTCTGGGGATAAACTGCAG GCTTGGATACAAGAAATGGCAGTTTATGTGAAGAGCATAGATCCGAAGCATTTGCTGCAGATCGGACTAGAAGGTTTCTATGGTCCCTCGACTCCTAATAGGGCTCAGGTCAACCCAAACTCCTATGCTCAAAAAGTTGGAACTGACTTCATTAGAAATCATCAGGTTCTTGGAGTTGATTTTGCTTCAGCTCACATATATCCAGACTCTTG GATTTCACAATCAATCTCTGATGCTCATATTGAATTCACCAAGTCATGGATGCAATCACACATTGATGACGCAGAGAACTATCTGAACATGCCAGTCGTATTTTCAGAGTTTGGTGTTTCTGCAAAAGACCCTGGGTACAATTCAACCTTCAGGGACAAACTAATTGGTACAGTTTACAACACAATCTTGAATTCTACTAAAAGGGGAGGAGCTGGAGGTGGAAGTCTTTTATGGCAAGTCTTTCCAGAAGGAACAGATTACATGGATGACGGATATGCAATAGTACTTTCCAAGTCGCTTTCAACCTCAAACATCGTATCTCTTCACTCTAAGAGGCTAAATACCTTCAATTCCCGCTGCTCATGGAAATGCCACTGGGGTTGCAAAAAGAAACATGTCCTAGATGACTTCCAACTTCATGAAGAGCTTTAA
- the LOC132049822 gene encoding mannan endo-1,4-beta-mannosidase 6 isoform X3 yields the protein MVNQEQNFSSKFLFVAASFLLLVLIKYANCAQFDEAENRGEMEDGDWMMVQKRANQFVVNGQPFYVNGFNTYWLMVFAADQSTRGKVTEVFQQASAVGLSVCRTWAFNDGQWRALQKTPAVYDEDVFKALDFVVSEAKKFKIRLMLSLVNNWEAYGGKPQYVKWGKAAGLNLTSDDDFFSHPTLKSYYKAHVKTVLNRVNTFTNMTYKDDPTIFGWELMNEPRCESDPSGDKLQAWIQEMAVYVKSIDPKHLLQIGLEGFYGPSTPNRAQVNPNSYAQKVGTDFIRNHQVLGVDFASAHIYPDSWISQSISDAHIEFTKSWMQSHIDDAENYLNMPVVFSEFGVSAKDPGYNSTFRDKLIGTVYNTILNSTKRGGAGGGSLLWQVFPEGTDYMDDGYAIVLSKSLSTSNIVSLHSKRLNTFNSRCSWKCHWGCKKKHVLDDFQLHEEL from the exons ATGGTCAACCAGGAGCAGAATTTTAGCTCTAAGTTCCTTTTTGTGGCTGCTAGTTTTCTACTTTTAGTACTTATAAAGTATGCAAATTGTGCTCAGTTCGATGAAGCTGAGAATCG AGGAGAGATGGAAGATGGTGATTGGATGATGGTGCAGAAGAGAGCGAACCAATTTGTGGTGAATGGCCAGCCTTTCTATGTGAATGGATTCAACACTTACTGGTTGATGGTGTTTGCTGCTGATCAGTCTACTAGGGGAAAAGTTACTGAGGTGTTCCAGCAGGCATCTGCTGTCGGTCTATCAGTATGCCGGACGTGGGCCTTCAACGATGGCCAATGGCGTGCTCTTCAGAAAACTCCTGCTGTTTATGACGAAGATGTTTTCAAG GCTCTGGATTTTGTGGTGAGTGaagccaagaaattcaagattAGGCTGATGCTGTCACTAGTCAACAACTGGGAAGCATATGGTGGCAAACCCCAGTATGTAAAATGGGGTAAAGCTGCTGGGCTGAATTTGACTTCTGATGATGACTTCTTCTCTCATCCCACACTCAAAAGCTACTACAAGGCTCATGTAAAG ACTGTGCTGAATAGAGTTAATACCTTTACCAACATGACATACAAGGATGACCCTACTATTTTCGGTTGGGAACTGATGAATGAGCCGCGCTGTGAGTCAGATCCTTCTGGGGATAAACTGCAG GCTTGGATACAAGAAATGGCAGTTTATGTGAAGAGCATAGATCCGAAGCATTTGCTGCAGATCGGACTAGAAGGTTTCTATGGTCCCTCGACTCCTAATAGGGCTCAGGTCAACCCAAACTCCTATGCTCAAAAAGTTGGAACTGACTTCATTAGAAATCATCAGGTTCTTGGAGTTGATTTTGCTTCAGCTCACATATATCCAGACTCTTG GATTTCACAATCAATCTCTGATGCTCATATTGAATTCACCAAGTCATGGATGCAATCACACATTGATGACGCAGAGAACTATCTGAACATGCCAGTCGTATTTTCAGAGTTTGGTGTTTCTGCAAAAGACCCTGGGTACAATTCAACCTTCAGGGACAAACTAATTGGTACAGTTTACAACACAATCTTGAATTCTACTAAAAGGGGAGGAGCTGGAGGTGGAAGTCTTTTATGGCAAGTCTTTCCAGAAGGAACAGATTACATGGATGACGGATATGCAATAGTACTTTCCAAGTCGCTTTCAACCTCAAACATCGTATCTCTTCACTCTAAGAGGCTAAATACCTTCAATTCCCGCTGCTCATGGAAATGCCACTGGGGTTGCAAAAAGAAACATGTCCTAGATGACTTCCAACTTCATGAAGAGCTTTAA
- the LOC132049822 gene encoding mannan endo-1,4-beta-mannosidase 6 isoform X4 codes for MSGDQSGHSKVTNCWWWDGLLLLCQKVLHVLFCRILRGEMEDGDWMMVQKRANQFVVNGQPFYVNGFNTYWLMVFAADQSTRGKVTEVFQQASAVGLSVCRTWAFNDGQWRALQKTPAVYDEDVFKALDFVVSEAKKFKIRLMLSLVNNWEAYGGKPQYVKWGKAAGLNLTSDDDFFSHPTLKSYYKAHVKTVLNRVNTFTNMTYKDDPTIFGWELMNEPRCESDPSGDKLQAWIQEMAVYVKSIDPKHLLQIGLEGFYGPSTPNRAQVNPNSYAQKVGTDFIRNHQVLGVDFASAHIYPDSWISQSISDAHIEFTKSWMQSHIDDAENYLNMPVVFSEFGVSAKDPGYNSTFRDKLIGTVYNTILNSTKRGGAGGGSLLWQVFPEGTDYMDDGYAIVLSKSLSTSNIVSLHSKRLNTFNSRCSWKCHWGCKKKHVLDDFQLHEEL; via the exons ATGAGTGGGGATCAGAGTGGACATTCAAAAGTAACAAACTGTTGGTGGTGGGATGGGCTTTTGCTTCTCTGCCAGAAAGTACTACATGTGCTTTTTTGTAGAATTTTAAG AGGAGAGATGGAAGATGGTGATTGGATGATGGTGCAGAAGAGAGCGAACCAATTTGTGGTGAATGGCCAGCCTTTCTATGTGAATGGATTCAACACTTACTGGTTGATGGTGTTTGCTGCTGATCAGTCTACTAGGGGAAAAGTTACTGAGGTGTTCCAGCAGGCATCTGCTGTCGGTCTATCAGTATGCCGGACGTGGGCCTTCAACGATGGCCAATGGCGTGCTCTTCAGAAAACTCCTGCTGTTTATGACGAAGATGTTTTCAAG GCTCTGGATTTTGTGGTGAGTGaagccaagaaattcaagattAGGCTGATGCTGTCACTAGTCAACAACTGGGAAGCATATGGTGGCAAACCCCAGTATGTAAAATGGGGTAAAGCTGCTGGGCTGAATTTGACTTCTGATGATGACTTCTTCTCTCATCCCACACTCAAAAGCTACTACAAGGCTCATGTAAAG ACTGTGCTGAATAGAGTTAATACCTTTACCAACATGACATACAAGGATGACCCTACTATTTTCGGTTGGGAACTGATGAATGAGCCGCGCTGTGAGTCAGATCCTTCTGGGGATAAACTGCAG GCTTGGATACAAGAAATGGCAGTTTATGTGAAGAGCATAGATCCGAAGCATTTGCTGCAGATCGGACTAGAAGGTTTCTATGGTCCCTCGACTCCTAATAGGGCTCAGGTCAACCCAAACTCCTATGCTCAAAAAGTTGGAACTGACTTCATTAGAAATCATCAGGTTCTTGGAGTTGATTTTGCTTCAGCTCACATATATCCAGACTCTTG GATTTCACAATCAATCTCTGATGCTCATATTGAATTCACCAAGTCATGGATGCAATCACACATTGATGACGCAGAGAACTATCTGAACATGCCAGTCGTATTTTCAGAGTTTGGTGTTTCTGCAAAAGACCCTGGGTACAATTCAACCTTCAGGGACAAACTAATTGGTACAGTTTACAACACAATCTTGAATTCTACTAAAAGGGGAGGAGCTGGAGGTGGAAGTCTTTTATGGCAAGTCTTTCCAGAAGGAACAGATTACATGGATGACGGATATGCAATAGTACTTTCCAAGTCGCTTTCAACCTCAAACATCGTATCTCTTCACTCTAAGAGGCTAAATACCTTCAATTCCCGCTGCTCATGGAAATGCCACTGGGGTTGCAAAAAGAAACATGTCCTAGATGACTTCCAACTTCATGAAGAGCTTTAA